The Cellulomonas sp. P24 genome contains a region encoding:
- a CDS encoding ABC transporter permease, which yields MARTVITPPGRLNLPAWRELWAAREVMFRFAQRDIVLRYRQTAVGVAWVLIQPLVSAGIFSLIFGQVAKLPSEGVPYFIFAFVGMLGWNIFSGIAERAAPSLVANQALVSKVFFPRMLIPLSAGLSVLLDFLVALALLAFLLPGAGITIGWQILLLPVWVFLIALLGSGVGLAASAIMVRYRDVGYALPWVLNVLLYASPVAYAVSAMPEQLRWFVTGNPMTWLLAELRWSLLGLGAPTAGQIVASVLVSLLVFLGGTLVFQKMERGFADVI from the coding sequence GTGGCCCGCACCGTGATCACTCCCCCTGGCCGCCTGAACCTCCCCGCGTGGCGCGAGCTGTGGGCGGCACGCGAGGTCATGTTCCGCTTCGCGCAACGCGACATCGTGCTGCGATACCGCCAGACGGCCGTCGGCGTCGCGTGGGTGCTCATCCAGCCGCTCGTGTCGGCGGGGATCTTCTCCCTGATCTTCGGGCAGGTCGCCAAGCTGCCCTCCGAGGGTGTGCCGTACTTCATCTTCGCGTTCGTCGGGATGCTCGGCTGGAACATCTTCAGCGGCATCGCCGAGCGTGCGGCACCGTCTCTCGTCGCAAACCAGGCCCTCGTGTCGAAGGTGTTCTTCCCCCGGATGCTCATCCCGCTCTCCGCGGGTCTCTCGGTCCTCCTGGACTTCCTCGTGGCGCTCGCGCTCCTTGCCTTCCTCCTCCCCGGTGCCGGCATCACCATCGGCTGGCAGATCCTGCTGCTGCCGGTGTGGGTCTTCCTGATCGCGCTCCTGGGCAGCGGGGTCGGGCTCGCCGCCTCGGCGATCATGGTGCGCTACCGGGACGTCGGCTACGCGCTGCCCTGGGTGCTCAACGTGCTGCTGTACGCCAGCCCGGTCGCCTACGCGGTCTCGGCGATGCCCGAGCAGCTGCGCTGGTTCGTCACGGGCAACCCGATGACCTGGCTGCTCGCCGAGCTCCGCTGGAGCCTGCTGGGTCTCGGCGCCCCGACCGCGGGTCAGATCGTCGCCTCCGTCCTGGTCTCGCTCCTGGTGTTCCTCGGCGGGACGCTCGTCTTCCAGAAGATGGAGCGTGGCTTCGCGGACGTGATCTAG
- a CDS encoding ABC transporter ATP-binding protein: MSESAPSAVSLRGVSKSYRIYHRANRPTTLSEAVVQRVRHPLTRNTYENFEALHDLSLEIPWGEAVGIVGRNGAGKSTLLKLLTRITAPTAGRIELSGRIGSLLEVGTGFHGELTGRENVYLNGTLLGMRRKEIQRRFDEIVDFSGVEKFLDTQVKRYSSGMYVRLAFAVAAHLETEILAIDEVLAVGDAEFQRKSLAKMRDVARDGRTVLYVSHQVQTVTSLCTSAMFLDRGRLVFHGSVDDALARYRESFLDFSTEQIDAARRPGTGELRFVDAKVADQVLEPTQDKIVEFAVAANRDMVGSYYVSCHVNDANGVVIAQCDSRLVGLWLDPAHEQRAAMTIKDLWLRPGRYTVDLFLCKTGVLDAWEGACSFEVLPSTPYPEITPDEAFTQGVVLADFTYEKW, encoded by the coding sequence ATGTCGGAGTCCGCGCCATCGGCCGTCTCGCTGCGCGGGGTGTCGAAGTCGTACAGGATCTATCACCGCGCCAACCGTCCGACGACCCTCTCGGAGGCGGTCGTCCAACGCGTCCGGCACCCGCTCACCCGCAACACCTACGAGAACTTCGAGGCGCTGCACGACCTGAGCCTGGAGATCCCGTGGGGTGAGGCCGTGGGCATCGTCGGTCGGAACGGCGCGGGCAAGAGCACCTTGCTCAAGCTGCTCACCCGGATCACCGCACCGACCGCCGGGCGCATCGAGCTCTCCGGACGGATCGGCAGCCTGCTCGAGGTCGGCACCGGGTTCCACGGCGAGCTGACCGGACGGGAGAACGTCTACCTCAACGGCACGTTGCTGGGCATGCGACGCAAGGAGATCCAGCGCCGCTTCGACGAGATCGTGGACTTCTCCGGCGTCGAGAAGTTCCTCGACACCCAGGTCAAGCGCTACTCCTCCGGGATGTACGTCCGGCTCGCCTTCGCGGTGGCGGCACACCTGGAGACGGAGATCCTCGCGATCGACGAGGTGCTCGCCGTCGGTGACGCCGAGTTCCAGCGCAAGTCCCTGGCGAAGATGCGTGACGTCGCCCGGGACGGACGCACGGTGCTCTACGTCTCGCACCAGGTGCAGACGGTCACCAGCCTGTGCACGTCCGCGATGTTCCTCGACCGTGGACGCCTGGTCTTCCACGGCAGTGTCGACGACGCCCTCGCCCGGTACCGCGAGAGCTTCCTCGACTTCTCCACCGAGCAGATCGACGCCGCGCGTCGGCCCGGCACCGGTGAGCTGCGCTTCGTCGACGCGAAGGTCGCCGACCAGGTGCTCGAACCCACCCAGGACAAGATCGTCGAGTTCGCCGTCGCCGCCAACCGCGACATGGTGGGCAGCTACTACGTCTCCTGCCACGTCAACGACGCGAACGGTGTCGTGATCGCCCAGTGCGACTCCCGCCTCGTCGGCCTGTGGCTCGACCCGGCACACGAGCAGCGCGCGGCCATGACGATCAAGGACCTCTGGCTGCGCCCCGGGCGGTACACGGTCGATCTCTTCCTGTGCAAGACGGGTGTGCTCGACGCATGGGAGGGTGCCTGCAGCTTCGAGGTCCTGCCGTCGACGCCGTACCCGGAGATCACCCCGGACGAGGCGTTCACGCAGGGCGTCGTGCTGGCCGACTTCACCTACGAGAAGTGGTGA
- a CDS encoding glycosyltransferase family 1 protein, translating into MPRLTIATNAVPVPMGQQVYEEEVASRAPAELGPTWQVRRSVVRTLRSPLAGTVRVPSYVLANASARTRRAVGALLYPRADVVHRMGLSLPPAPGPEVLTIHDTVAWRFPDETRPEPHAAAEARRAAAVVCPSAFAAHDVAERLGIPLPHAISNGVDPRFARAEPLGPDVLASLGVSGRYVLHAGGSSLRKNLEGLAGAWQLVQGALPDVTLVLVGPPSARRDALFGPLARALPIGRVSSSILPGLVAGAEAVVVPSLYEGFGLPALEAMAAGVPVVAADRSALPEVCGDAGILVEPDPDGIADGLVWAISGDPTIEAMVARGRLRAADFTWERSAAAHAAIWRSLVS; encoded by the coding sequence ATGCCTCGCCTGACGATCGCCACCAACGCCGTCCCCGTGCCCATGGGCCAGCAGGTGTACGAGGAAGAGGTCGCGTCACGCGCACCCGCCGAGCTCGGCCCGACCTGGCAGGTGCGCCGCAGCGTGGTGCGCACGCTGCGCTCGCCGCTCGCCGGAACGGTCCGTGTTCCCTCCTACGTCCTGGCGAACGCCTCGGCACGCACCAGGCGCGCCGTCGGGGCGCTGCTGTACCCGCGCGCCGACGTGGTCCACCGCATGGGGCTCTCGCTGCCGCCCGCACCCGGACCCGAGGTCCTCACGATCCACGACACGGTCGCGTGGCGGTTCCCCGACGAGACCAGACCCGAGCCGCACGCGGCCGCCGAGGCGCGCCGCGCGGCGGCCGTCGTGTGCCCCTCGGCGTTCGCTGCCCACGACGTCGCCGAGAGGCTCGGCATCCCCCTCCCTCACGCGATCTCCAACGGCGTGGACCCGAGGTTCGCCCGTGCGGAGCCCCTGGGACCCGACGTGCTCGCCTCGCTCGGTGTCTCGGGCCGTTATGTCCTGCACGCCGGCGGGTCCTCGCTGCGCAAGAACCTCGAGGGTCTCGCCGGTGCATGGCAGCTCGTCCAGGGTGCGCTGCCCGACGTCACGCTCGTCCTCGTCGGTCCCCCGAGCGCACGACGCGACGCCCTGTTCGGTCCGCTCGCCCGCGCGCTGCCGATCGGTCGGGTTTCCTCGAGCATCCTTCCGGGCCTCGTCGCGGGTGCCGAGGCGGTCGTGGTCCCGTCGCTCTACGAAGGGTTCGGGCTGCCGGCCCTCGAGGCCATGGCCGCCGGCGTCCCCGTCGTCGCCGCCGACCGCTCTGCGCTGCCCGAGGTGTGCGGTGACGCCGGGATCCTGGTCGAGCCCGACCCGGACGGGATCGCCGACGGACTGGTCTGGGCGATCTCGGGCGATCCGACGATCGAGGCCATGGTGGCCCGGGGACGACTCCGCGCGGCGGACTTCACCTGGGAGCGCAGCGCAGCGGCGCACGCCGCCATCTGGCGATCGCTCGTCTCCTGA
- a CDS encoding glycosyltransferase family 4 protein: protein MAPRTIALVVSSFVPRVGGVEEHVLHVALELHRRGHRPVVWSVDQGDEGTVAEVGGVPVRYLPCPLPARKAAALASFAYRAPAAAVAWRRAYVGDRPALLHVHCFGPNGVWAGALADMTRTPLVVTSHGETTGDAHGVFDVSGLARAALRRAMTTADAVTGCSQATLDDLEGRFGLATGRGRVVPNGIDLGVAASRPTGWALPDRYLLAVGRAVRTKGFDLLLEAVALARLPEDLHLVIAGDGPDLAPLRAFAEALGISGTVVFPGMLTRGEVAHVMSHAEALVVPSRAEAFGITVLEGWRAAIPVVATTRGGPPEFVTDGVDGLLVDPVDVRALAATLERLAANPAQRAALGAAGHARVPDFSWRRVVDEYVAIYDRTLAGG, encoded by the coding sequence ATGGCACCGCGCACGATCGCGCTCGTGGTGAGCTCGTTCGTGCCGCGCGTCGGCGGGGTCGAGGAGCACGTGCTGCACGTCGCTCTCGAGCTGCACCGGCGCGGGCACCGGCCCGTGGTGTGGAGCGTCGACCAGGGGGACGAGGGGACGGTCGCCGAGGTCGGCGGTGTGCCCGTGCGCTACCTGCCGTGCCCGCTGCCTGCGCGCAAGGCGGCTGCGCTCGCGTCGTTCGCGTACCGAGCGCCAGCAGCCGCGGTCGCGTGGCGGCGGGCCTACGTGGGCGATCGTCCCGCGCTGCTGCACGTGCACTGCTTCGGCCCGAACGGTGTCTGGGCCGGTGCGCTGGCGGACATGACCCGGACGCCGCTGGTCGTCACGTCGCACGGGGAGACGACGGGCGACGCGCACGGCGTGTTCGACGTCTCGGGGCTCGCACGCGCCGCACTTCGTCGTGCGATGACCACCGCGGACGCCGTGACCGGGTGCTCGCAGGCGACCCTCGACGACCTGGAGGGGCGTTTCGGTCTCGCGACAGGTCGTGGACGAGTGGTCCCGAACGGCATCGACCTCGGCGTCGCCGCGTCGCGACCGACGGGATGGGCGCTACCGGACAGATACCTGCTGGCGGTCGGCCGGGCGGTGCGGACCAAGGGGTTCGACCTGCTCCTCGAGGCCGTGGCCCTGGCCCGGCTCCCGGAGGATCTCCACCTGGTGATCGCGGGCGACGGACCTGACCTGGCGCCGCTGCGCGCCTTCGCCGAGGCCCTCGGCATCTCGGGCACGGTGGTGTTCCCGGGCATGCTCACGCGCGGCGAGGTCGCTCACGTGATGTCGCACGCCGAGGCGCTCGTCGTGCCGAGTCGCGCCGAGGCGTTCGGCATCACCGTGCTCGAGGGCTGGCGGGCCGCGATCCCCGTCGTGGCCACCACACGCGGCGGCCCGCCCGAGTTCGTCACCGACGGCGTCGACGGACTCCTCGTGGACCCGGTCGACGTCCGTGCCCTCGCGGCCACGCTCGAGAGGCTCGCGGCCAACCCGGCGCAACGGGCCGCGCTTGGGGCAGCCGGGCACGCTCGTGTCCCCGACTTCTCCTGGCGTCGCGTCGTGGACGAGTACGTCGCGATCTACGACCGCACGCTCGCGGGTGGTTGA
- a CDS encoding phosphatase PAP2 family protein, whose amino-acid sequence MLTACLTLLSLLAVLYTWWVRTPSGQHLDSMLFARAQTFNVVLAPPAALLRQGLLPLGAITVGLLTIAATRRRAWCETASAAAVIAVSIGMSAMLKTTLGRPFFGDDGYRQNTFPSGHVTVVAALAVGAVLLWPSPRPPLVPVTAAGASVLAAVASVVGFAHRPSDVVGSILTVLLVTAAVLWLSGIGGPALSRSQGGDRRPDDGALPAPGARQPPASVRS is encoded by the coding sequence ATGCTCACCGCGTGCCTGACGCTCCTCAGCCTGCTGGCGGTTCTGTACACCTGGTGGGTCCGGACGCCGTCCGGCCAGCATCTCGACAGCATGCTCTTCGCGCGGGCGCAGACCTTCAACGTGGTGCTCGCTCCTCCTGCCGCGCTGCTGAGGCAGGGGCTCCTGCCTCTCGGGGCGATCACCGTGGGTCTCCTCACGATCGCCGCCACGCGTCGCCGCGCCTGGTGCGAGACCGCGTCCGCCGCGGCCGTCATCGCCGTCTCCATCGGGATGTCCGCGATGCTCAAGACGACGCTGGGCCGCCCGTTCTTCGGCGACGACGGCTATCGGCAGAACACCTTCCCGTCCGGTCACGTCACGGTCGTCGCAGCGCTCGCCGTCGGCGCCGTCCTCCTGTGGCCCAGCCCGCGCCCTCCCCTCGTCCCGGTCACGGCCGCCGGGGCCTCCGTGCTCGCCGCCGTCGCGTCGGTGGTCGGGTTCGCCCACCGGCCCAGCGACGTCGTCGGCTCGATCCTCACCGTCCTCCTCGTGACAGCAGCCGTCCTCTGGCTCAGCGGGATCGGCGGCCCCGCACTGTCGAGGAGTCAGGGCGGCGACCGTCGCCCCGACGACGGCGCACTACCCGCGCCCGGCGCGCGTCAACCACCCGCGAGCGTGCGGTCGTAG
- the lhgO gene encoding L-2-hydroxyglutarate oxidase, with the protein MARVIVVGTGIVGLAVAARLAERGDEVVVLEKEASFALHQTGRNSGVIHSGLYYAPGSLKATLAAAGARSMVAFAREHGVAVSVCGKLVVATNPGQLPGLHALAARATANDVPARLVDPDEAHEYEPHVRCVGALRVESTGSVDYTGVCRALAATVTDHGGEIRFTEQYVGARTDGAGVVVRTSRDTHRADSLVACAGLHADRVALAAGVDPGARIVPFRGEYFELTPEASTLVNGLVYPVPDPRFPFLGVHLTRMITGGVHAGPNAVLALAREGYTWRDVDVRDVGNALSWPGLWRMGARNVVPGAREVLRSLSRRRFAASLADLVPGITAADLVPAPAGVRAQALARDGSLVDDFLLRSAPRQVHVINAPSPAATASLEIAQRVVRELDAVNA; encoded by the coding sequence ATGGCACGCGTGATCGTCGTCGGAACAGGGATCGTCGGTCTGGCCGTCGCCGCCCGGCTCGCCGAGCGAGGCGACGAGGTCGTCGTGCTGGAGAAGGAGGCGTCTTTCGCCCTGCACCAGACGGGTCGCAACTCCGGAGTCATCCATTCGGGGCTCTACTACGCGCCGGGCAGCCTGAAGGCCACCCTCGCGGCGGCCGGGGCGCGTTCCATGGTCGCGTTCGCACGCGAGCACGGAGTCGCCGTGTCGGTCTGCGGCAAGCTCGTGGTCGCGACGAACCCCGGGCAGCTGCCCGGTCTGCATGCCCTGGCAGCACGGGCCACGGCCAACGACGTCCCGGCCCGCCTTGTCGATCCGGACGAGGCGCACGAGTACGAACCGCACGTCCGGTGCGTCGGTGCGCTCCGCGTCGAGAGCACGGGGAGCGTCGACTACACCGGGGTGTGTCGGGCGCTGGCGGCGACCGTGACGGACCACGGCGGGGAGATCCGCTTCACGGAGCAGTACGTCGGCGCCCGGACCGACGGTGCGGGTGTCGTCGTCCGCACGTCACGTGACACCCACCGGGCGGACTCCCTCGTCGCCTGTGCGGGGCTGCACGCCGATCGCGTCGCCCTTGCCGCGGGTGTCGACCCGGGCGCGCGGATCGTGCCGTTCCGCGGAGAGTACTTCGAGCTGACCCCAGAGGCCTCGACCCTCGTGAACGGCCTGGTCTACCCCGTCCCGGACCCGCGGTTCCCGTTCCTCGGCGTGCATCTGACCCGCATGATCACTGGCGGTGTGCACGCCGGACCCAACGCGGTGCTCGCTCTCGCCCGAGAGGGCTACACGTGGCGTGACGTCGACGTCCGCGACGTCGGGAACGCGCTCTCGTGGCCAGGACTGTGGCGCATGGGGGCACGCAACGTCGTACCTGGGGCGCGTGAGGTGCTCCGCTCACTGTCACGCCGCCGGTTCGCGGCGAGCCTTGCGGACCTCGTGCCGGGGATCACGGCGGCGGACCTGGTCCCCGCCCCGGCGGGCGTTCGCGCCCAGGCGCTCGCCCGCGACGGCAGCCTGGTCGACGACTTCCTGCTCCGTAGCGCCCCGCGCCAGGTCCATGTGATCAACGCCCCGTCGCCGGCGGCAACCGCGAGCCTGGAGATCGCCCAGCGGGTGGTGCGCGAGCTGGACGCCGTCAACGCATAG
- a CDS encoding GNAT family N-acetyltransferase — protein sequence MRSVTQALSTLGPSEIEAWRDLSRRAVEPNPYFDVDFLLSAHRWLRPDTDPLVAMVSDAGELRAVLPFVERRNVRHLPVVVRSTSAPLGATVADLHLPLLAPGDLEAAGDVLLRELGRSVHGRPVVVEFGVIRLEGPVWGAIERVASARGRRLMVRSESARGAVRPVLRDTGGVAQGAVGVGTDALSHLSTSRRKSVARSMRAIRSELGPLTWVDRTGDLTAVDDFVRLEAEGWKGDPGEGGEGVVAVRGGERWFHDVTSRLRSEGRLHVGELQAGGNRVFMSVDMRSGDQWFGMRDVYDERYARFGPGTIGRLAEIAWFRTQELRLFDSCVNPTRYPHAATLYPDRAKVGRVLVAVNLPAAVGLTVAERARRELRRRTGEAS from the coding sequence GTGAGGTCCGTGACGCAAGCGTTGTCCACGCTCGGTCCGTCCGAGATCGAAGCCTGGCGTGATCTCTCGCGGCGCGCCGTGGAACCCAACCCCTACTTCGACGTCGACTTCCTGCTCAGCGCCCACCGGTGGTTGCGCCCGGACACCGATCCCCTGGTGGCCATGGTCTCGGACGCCGGAGAGCTCCGTGCGGTCCTCCCGTTCGTGGAGCGACGGAACGTGAGGCATCTGCCGGTCGTCGTGCGCAGCACGTCGGCACCGCTCGGGGCGACCGTCGCCGACCTCCACCTGCCCCTCCTCGCGCCGGGTGACCTCGAGGCGGCCGGGGACGTGCTCCTCCGAGAGCTCGGCCGGTCCGTGCACGGACGGCCCGTCGTGGTCGAGTTCGGGGTGATCCGACTCGAGGGGCCCGTGTGGGGCGCGATCGAACGGGTTGCCTCCGCGAGAGGACGCCGACTCATGGTGCGCAGCGAGTCCGCCCGCGGCGCCGTGCGCCCGGTCCTGCGCGACACTGGTGGCGTCGCGCAGGGTGCTGTCGGCGTCGGCACCGACGCCCTCAGCCACCTGTCGACGTCGCGGCGGAAGTCCGTCGCCCGGTCGATGAGGGCGATCCGGTCCGAGCTCGGGCCTCTGACCTGGGTGGATCGGACCGGTGATCTCACGGCGGTCGACGACTTCGTCCGGCTCGAGGCAGAGGGCTGGAAGGGTGACCCGGGCGAGGGAGGCGAAGGCGTGGTCGCGGTCAGGGGCGGGGAGCGGTGGTTCCACGACGTGACGTCGAGGCTGCGTTCCGAGGGTCGGCTGCATGTGGGAGAGCTGCAGGCCGGCGGGAATCGCGTCTTCATGTCGGTCGACATGAGGTCGGGCGACCAGTGGTTCGGGATGCGTGACGTGTACGACGAGCGCTACGCGCGGTTCGGTCCGGGGACGATCGGTCGCCTGGCCGAGATCGCGTGGTTCCGGACCCAGGAGCTCCGGCTCTTCGACTCGTGCGTCAACCCGACCCGGTACCCCCATGCGGCGACGCTCTACCCGGACCGCGCGAAGGTCGGGCGGGTCCTGGTCGCCGTCAACCTCCCTGCCGCCGTCGGTCTCACCGTGGCCGAACGGGCTCGACGGGAGCTCAGACGGCGCACCGGGGAGGCATCGTGA
- a CDS encoding DUF4038 domain-containing protein, whose protein sequence is MALAGCTAGPDPTATGTSPVATASTGAGLGTDAPSPSLSPSPSPSVETQTPAPAARQDPPVVAGVSGDRRYLVDQRGAPILLHAETIWAVTKSLSVDETVEHLRLRASQGFNAVLVSPFPWIGKPGDSRFTQDGLQPFDGSVDRLDPAYWARFDSILATARSLGITVFIAPGERTSGSRRTGTPTTHVWHARSERRWRRDTAVSRGSCGSSGWTTTASTGRRTTR, encoded by the coding sequence ATGGCCCTCGCAGGCTGCACCGCAGGCCCCGACCCGACAGCCACGGGAACGAGCCCGGTCGCAACCGCCAGCACGGGTGCCGGCCTGGGCACCGACGCGCCGTCACCTTCGCTCTCGCCGTCGCCTTCGCCTTCGGTCGAGACGCAGACGCCCGCACCCGCTGCGAGACAGGATCCACCGGTCGTCGCGGGAGTGAGCGGGGACAGGCGATACCTCGTCGACCAGCGTGGAGCTCCGATCCTCCTCCACGCCGAGACGATCTGGGCGGTGACCAAGTCGCTGAGCGTGGACGAGACCGTCGAGCACCTCCGGCTCCGTGCGAGCCAGGGCTTCAACGCCGTCCTCGTCAGTCCCTTCCCCTGGATCGGGAAGCCCGGCGACTCCCGGTTCACCCAGGACGGACTCCAACCCTTCGACGGCTCCGTGGATCGGCTCGACCCGGCGTACTGGGCCAGGTTCGACTCGATCCTCGCCACGGCCCGTTCGCTCGGGATCACCGTCTTCATCGCTCCCGGGGAGCGGACGTCGGGTTCAAGGAGAACGGGTACGCCTACGACGCACGTCTGGCACGCTCGTTCGGAGCGGCGCTGGCGGCGCGATACCGCGGTGTCCCGGGGATCGTGTGGCTCCTCGGGGTGGACTACTACCGCGAGTACTGGACGACGTACGACCCGATGA